The genomic window GACCTTAAGTATGTTTTGCTTATTCTTATAGCTCTCTCAATTCTCCATCATTTTCCAAATTTGTTTTGAAATTTAGGCATCGATGGGAGCCCCGTTGGATCAAATTTGGCTGCTTTCAGTGTTTTTTCTCGTGTTCCTAAGTCACTCTCCCAACTTCAAGCAGACCCATGTATCCGAGCATGTCAGTCCGAGCATTGCAATCCAAGCAGAATCAACCACTCATCGTTCGCCAACTATAAACGTACACGATAGTATTTGGATCAGAACCTAGGCCTCAACGCAAATGCAGCTAAGTTCGTGAATCGGAATTAATTGAGTGCCAATCCGTGGCTCGGGAGAGACCGAGACGTCCCTTGGAATTGAACAATTTTCTTTCGTTACCTGGATAAATATTGTGTCAATTTCTATTATTCAGGAACCAAAGATGCACATTTTTCACATTTTACTGCGTTGGGTTGAACCCGCCCCTGACCGTTTAGAAGCAACAAAAGGAATTGTGCTTACGGCTATTTCAGTTAAAGATTCTACCGCTTTAGTTATTTCGGTTAAGGATTCTGGAAGCCATTCAAAACCATCCTCTCTCCTCTCTGTTCCCTCCACGTTCCTCTGCTCTCCCTTCTCTCATTTGCCTTCCCTTCCATTGTTCTTTCGTTCAGAGCTTCTTGTTTGAGGGTTTCTCTAGTTTCTAAGCTTCTCTCCACCTTCTCACATTCCTTGGTTCCTCTTCTTGAACCCCacagtcacaatcacaatatggATCTCCCTTCAGATCGCTCCTCCGGCACCTCCACCTTCCAGCAGTTCATGCATCGGAGGATCTTAGCCTGCCAGCAAGACCGCAGGCTTCTCCTGCATGAGGTCCACCATCTCGAGAATCGTCTCTATGAGGTGGAGAAACACTTGGAAGAAATCAAGGTTCTTGCTCTTTTCTCTGAAGTCTCTGGATTCTTTTTGTCTTCTAATTTCCCTTTCCCCTATATCCCTATAGAGTTTTTGTTTTTCCATGATCATTTCTGGAATGATTCTGCGGTGATTGCAATAGGCTGGAACAAGAACGACCAACAGGGAGTTGTTCGAGTGTGTTAAGGACGAGGTGGACGTGGCTTGGAAGTGCGCCAAGATGAAGATGAATCTGGAGAAAGTTTTTGGGGCGCAAGAAATCCAGAAATTATGGGATACCGATGAGTCATTGATGATCGACAGCAAAGATCCTGGATCACAGGTATGACAAAAATGTTTCTTGTTCTGACTCTTCTTGATTGAAGTCTGAAATAATGATGGATTTGATTCTTCTTGATTAGCTTCTAAACATCTTGAACACAGAAATGTGCAAATTAGAGGAAAAGATACAGGAAATATTTGCTTCGTGTGATGTTGCTGGGAGCGTGACCATATAGAATTCTTTGGTCATGTTTCTACACTCTAGTGCTTTCTATATTGATTAACGTTCATATGCTGAGACAAGATGATATTGTAAGTGGTATTCTTCGAGGAGGAAAAGGGCTTCTTGAATCTGATATTACACATAATTTCTATTTGAACTTGAGGATTTTTGTCCATATTTAGGAAATCTTGTTTCTCATCGTTAATGTGCATAAAGTGAGGTAATGTTTATTCTTCCTACCCTTCTCTGTGAATCTACAACGGTCTTTGTTTGTTTGTTTCACTTCAGTTGTGAAGAAGATCATAGCTTCCAGATCCTTTGTTTAGGCCTCCAGTGATATCTATGCATTCAGAGGATTTCTATTCAAGTTTTGTCCATAATTCTTTCGTCTTGTTACTCCATTTTCAGATCTTGGTCTTCTCATCTAGTATGCCCAGAGGATTCTCATTTTATGTCATGCTTAAACTGTTAAACTTTCAAAACAAATGCATTAGATTTATAATTCTTAACAAATGTGCGAGATTGTTGTCTTTATCCCTGTAGACATATGATGCCGAGTTTCTTTGCTTACTGAATGTCAGTACGCAGTCTGTTATTCTACAATGGTATTCAATTCAAATTTCCAAATTATATAAGGCAGTTGAACAAAAAAGGATGGAAGCACCACAAAATGAGAAAGCTTAGCAATGCTAAAGGTTGGAATCTTAACTACCTTAATATGCCAGGTTGGACTATGCGCACCAAGATGACAAAGACACCAAGATGACAAAGACACAAAGGAATAAGTTTAACAAGCAATCTCTTAGACTCTGGTCATGATTTTGTTATTTGACATCCATACGATCTTAAGGAAGCTTTCTACCATACCCCTAAGGCCCACTAGAATTTGGTGATAATACTTACAGTTGATAGCCTAACAATGATTAAAGTTCAGTGGTAACTTTATAGGAATTTCATATAgaagcatgcatgtgtatttctaaatttttttttctaaacaatgcagcagaatagaaaattaaaatattttttaatttaaatcatacatgtataaaatatagaacacatgaatctacttcatatgctgaaattgaacatatgctaaaattaaatatatgatcgaattacatacctgtttcgtaatttctttcttcgaatctgaatctgaaagagaaaaaatttttcttagccgtgcaagtatccggtctctatggatatttactcaggatcagcctagaacagtcaTCTTTggtattgactttcttcttccaaAACAATCAtcctgtgaatctgaacgaagtctggatcgcgatcaactttttgatctttttcttgatcttttcttctcttattttcttgCTCTCCTTTTCTTGATTATAAAGCAATCAAGGTCTGAAAATTAGCCACCAAgtaggatgcccaagctccttttTGGCGTGGAGATGGAGGACGCCCAACACTTTTGGGCGTTAGAaccaaaggggagaagagagggaggcatggggacTTTGTGGGAGGCATGGGGTTGCTGGAAATCTCATGCTTAAAGccttagagaaaatttttttaaatagataaaaggtttgaatcctattcaaaaccaaatagcctcttaatacaagtcctacttgcattaggaatccttgtacTCTTAGATATTtaaccccctttaggagatccatgaggcaccaactattggagccttttcatccactttttcacatgccacatgaggcttaggggatgccccatgctggtcccacataTCCTCTATCatgtgggcatgcccaacttgagcaaatcaagtggtgccccaatgcaaacaatcaaaaaaattgattcagGGTTTAAACCCTTAATACATATGATTTTaaatcctaggcacccaacaattagagctcaatgaatctatgtcatttaggttattagcaaataattaactcaaattaatcttatcaaaataagtaattcaaatacaaagagaaaattgggttcaaccatataCTAACAAAGTTAtcctaaacccaatagaatttttttaaacccaattgagacttcataagcccaattgcttattccagatctaatccctttgttgtatcaccccataggttcaattctatctggtagtaagatataccatgatctctatcacagtatcattgaaatttttttcaatgaatcAGAATGATTccattctaactcatcaagaattatcgatcctaaacaatcttaatgagctctcacaatccatcaataactcctaacagtatgtaggggcaacctagtagaattaaaaagaatctcaagatgtagttcccatgtgattcaatctctttatcgtaagtctcgactagatggtaggttatggataaatcatcaaatctcatcatcagtcatataatagattcgattagctcaaatctaattatgatcctcatgaaaaattttttccatcaatcatactgcgtggccacagactctcagacttagcctctcaaatctcataggactactcctctctatcaaagttgatagatttcatctagatgcgtatcttactcttacagtggatcaactatcaccaacatccactataagatctcaataaaattatgtttatatattagtcaaactccagcagcctcactacgagcaatcGTATCattataggtcaaaggaccattcacacaactacagcatcgagactgttaggtataaaatatcctccagccgaagttcgtgtcaggagtgaccctccaggattCTACCTACGTCCGACCTTTGGCGACATCTTTCCAAacttctccgacggtcgagcctccgcaacgttcccgagttctgccgacggataaacccccaccagtgtcgaccggattctccacgatggacggactctgtccaagtttctacggtggtcgaccaccttccagactccatccaggctcctacgggagtcaggatttttccccgagctccaactgcaggtagacttcgtccgagctcctacgggagccagacttcatccccgaactccgactgaaggtagacttcgtctgggctcctgtgggagtcggacttccgcactgaactcctgttgtaggtagacctcatccgaacttctacaagggccggactctgagcttctgctataagcggtctactttaaatttctactacgagtggtccgcaCCGGacttccactgtaagccttcacccgagcttccattgtagatgaattcctttcggatttctattgcaggcaggcttcggccgagcttcctcgacaaatgatccccatccgggcttctacggagatcggactccaatcgaacttctgtagcggacagatttcggacgaactcctacgacatacggactccagcagctggacccccctagtggatgaacctctctagCACCGTCCGacgtccactgccggtcgacccgctgtcgaattctgcgtgaaatcgaacttcatctacagaaagcctctgaccgagctcctacagcaaatgaccctcgcctgcagtattaacgcccaaggcacccaacggtagaaggctcgtcagcgacattcgagctcctctcagatggatagctacctctctccgtcagacacctcaaccgagcttcgaccgataggcctggaccccctggcaggccacagtagtggccacgactctgctccactccctgcgacggattctgtgcggctccaccactctctggcaagt from Elaeis guineensis isolate ETL-2024a chromosome 4, EG11, whole genome shotgun sequence includes these protein-coding regions:
- the LOC105035772 gene encoding uncharacterized protein → MDLPSDRSSGTSTFQQFMHRRILACQQDRRLLLHEVHHLENRLYEVEKHLEEIKAGTRTTNRELFECVKDEVDVAWKCAKMKMNLEKVFGAQEIQKLWDTDESLMIDSKDPGSQSTDMVAKVERLLKNLESTGMDLKLPEMLVNELAEGSKSYPDVVESSKMPPGRAKSSLEKIKFD